One part of the Borreliella afzelii genome encodes these proteins:
- a CDS encoding DnaJ domain-containing protein: protein MTKDYYNILGIQKNASNEEIKKAYKKLAIKYHPDKNKGNKIAEEKFKEINEAYEILSSPDKKRNYDALGSTNFNSNNDHFEREFNSSRFSNFEDLDFFSKIFSGSSRKTTDKEITVNISLYDAYMGGKKILLINNKKTEIIIPKGTLETTKIKINNKGHINPISGIKGSLMVKFTISSYKKFKLNGKTLETTIEVYPWEIALGCEKLFETIEGKKIKLKIPSDAKNGEILNLKGLGMPIIGSSLKRDLKVTLIVKIPKIINNEVKTIYERLKEIYS from the coding sequence ATGACCAAAGACTACTATAATATACTTGGAATACAAAAAAATGCTAGTAATGAAGAAATTAAAAAAGCTTACAAAAAATTGGCAATAAAATATCACCCGGACAAAAACAAAGGAAACAAAATAGCTGAAGAAAAGTTTAAAGAAATAAATGAAGCTTATGAAATTTTATCTTCTCCTGATAAAAAAAGAAATTATGACGCTTTGGGCAGCACCAATTTTAATAGTAACAACGACCATTTTGAAAGGGAATTTAACAGCTCAAGATTTAGCAATTTTGAAGATTTAGATTTTTTTTCCAAAATCTTTAGTGGATCTTCAAGAAAAACAACAGACAAAGAAATAACTGTAAATATTTCACTTTATGATGCTTACATGGGAGGCAAAAAAATACTACTTATAAACAACAAAAAAACTGAAATAATAATCCCAAAAGGAACATTAGAAACAACTAAAATAAAAATAAATAACAAAGGTCACATTAATCCAATTTCTGGAATAAAAGGAAGCTTAATGGTCAAATTTACTATATCAAGCTATAAAAAATTCAAACTAAATGGAAAAACCTTGGAAACAACAATAGAAGTTTATCCATGGGAAATAGCTTTGGGTTGCGAAAAACTATTTGAAACAATTGAAGGGAAAAAAATAAAACTTAAAATTCCTTCGGATGCAAAAAATGGAGAAATTTTAAACCTAAAAGGACTAGGAATGCCTATAATTGGAAGCAGCTTAAAAAGGGATCTTAAAGTAACTTTGATAGTAAAAATTCCCAAAATAATAAATAACGAAGTAAAAACTATTTACGAAAGATTAAAAGAGATATATAGTTAA